Sequence from the Corallococcus sp. EGB genome:
GGCGTGCCATGGCGCGCGAGGTAGCCGGGTGAGCCCACCACCACGAAGCGGAACGCGTCGGTGAGCCGCACCTGCACCATGTCGCGCTGGATGGACTCGCTCAGCCGCACGCCCGCGTCGTAGCCCTCAGCCACGATGTCCACGAAGCGGTCCTCGACGGCGACCTCCACCTCGATCCTGGGATGGCGCGCACGGAACGTGGGGACCACCGGCGTGATGACGTAGGGCACCGCCGCCGTCAGCACCGTCAGGCGCACCTGGCCCACCGCCTCTCCCGGCTGCGCGGACACCTCGCGGAGCGTGGCGAGCGTCTGGCCCACCGCCGGGCCCGCTCCCTCCAGGAGCCGCCGGCCCGTGTCCGTCAGCGACACGCTGCGGGTCGTTCGCGTGAGCAGCACCACGTGCAGCTGTTCCTCCAGCTGCCGCACCGCCTGACTCACCGCGGCCGTGGACACGCCCAGCTCGCGCGCCGCGCCGCTGAAGCTGCGCAGCCGGGCCACGACGAGGAACACCTGCAACTGCGTGAAGGGCGCCGTTGTCATTCGCGAGGACCGCCTTCGGACCCATTGTTAACTCCGCGTTAAGAGCCTATTGGCTCCTTCGCGCGTAGTCATCCGCGGGTCCGTCGCGTATCTCTCTTCGCGTGAACGGGGCTCGACGGCCCCCTTGCTCCTGGAAAGAGGACTCATGCCTACCGTCAACGCCTACGCCGCCACATCCGCGACGTCTCCGCTCGGTCCCCTGGCCATCCAGCGCCGTGAGCTGGGCCCGAACGACGTGCTCATCGAGATCAAGTTCTGCGGCATCTGCCACTCCGACATCCACACCGTCCGCGGCGAGTGGGGCGAGTCCGCCTACCCGCTCGTCCCCGGCCATGAGATCGCCGGCATCGTCACGGGGGTCGGCGCCAAGGTCACGAAGCACGCCGTCGGCGACCGCGTGGGCGTGGGCTGCATGGTGGATTCGTGCGGCGACTGCTCGTCCTGCCGCAAGGGTGAGGAGCAGCACTGCCTCAAGGGCATGATCGGGACCTACGGCGCAACCGGGAAGGACGGCCAGCTCACCCAGGGCGGCTACTCCACGCACATCGTGGTGACCGAGGACTTCGTCCTGAAGATTCCGGAGGGCATCCCGCTCGACGCCGCCGCGCCGCTCCTGTGCGCCGGCATCACCACGTACTCGCCGCTGCGCCGCTGGGGCGCGGGCCCCGGCAAGAAGGTGGCCATCGTGGGTCTGGGCGGCCTGGGGCACATGGCCGTGAAGCTGGCTCGCGCGATGGGCGCGGAGGTGACGGTCCTGTCGCAGTCGCTGAGCAAGAAGGAGGACGGCCTGCGGCTGGGGGCGCACCACTACTACGCCACCAAGGACGCGGAGACGTTCCAGAAGCTCGCCGGCACGTTCGACCTCATCGTGAACACCGTGAGCGCGAAGATCGACCTGGACGCGTACCTCTCGCTGCTGGCGCTGGATGGCGCGCTCGTCACCGTGGGTGCTCCGCCGGAGCCGCTCTCCCTCAACGCGTTCTCGCTCTTCATGCCCCGCCGCACCTTCACGGGGTCGCTCATCGGCGGCATCCCGCAGACGCAGGAGATGTTGGACTTCTGCGCGAAGCACCACATCGGCGCGGACATCGAGGTCATCCCCGCCAGCAAGATCAACGACGCCTACGAGCGCGTGCTCGCCTCCGACGTCCGGTACCGGTTCGTCATCGACACGTCGACGTTGAAGTAACGCTGGAGAACAACACCCGGGCAGTGAAACACCGGCTGCCCTGGTTGAAACAATGCACCTCCAGATACCTGCACGCACCCGGGGCGCCTTGAGGCGCACCCGGGCGCCTTCACTAGCGTGGCCTCCGTCGATTCCACCCCGGAGGTCGCGACATGGAAGAGGAACGTGGAAGGGCCTGGGTGCCCTGGCTGGTGACGACGCTGGTGACGGTGCTCGCGGGGCTGGTGCTTTATTTGTCGCATCGCAGCACCACGCGCGCGGACGCGGAGGCGGCCTCGGCGTCTGCCCGGGCCAGTGAGGCGGAGGCCGCGAAGCAACAGCTGGAGGCGAAGCTCGCCGCGCTGGAGGCGGACCGCGCGAAGCTGACGACGGAGAAGGATCAGCTCAGCACCGAGAAGGAGCAGCTCAGCCAGACGGTGCAGGAGCAGGAGGCGGAGCTGGCGCGGCTCAAGGCCACCTACGAGGACCTCCAGGACAAGCTGAAGAAGGAGATCGCCGAGGGCGCCATCCGCCTGTCCCAGGACGGCGGCCGGCTCCAGGTGGACCTGGTCGACAAGGTCCTCTTCGATTCGGGCGACGCGAGCATCAGCGCTCGCGGCCAGGAGGTCCTCACGCGGCTGGGCGGCGTGCTGGCCAAGGTGGATGACAAGCTCATCCAGGTGTCGGGCCACACGGACGACTCGCCGCCCACGCAGAAGCTCCAGGCCACCTTCCCCACCAACTGGGAGCTGTCCGTCGCTCGCGCCGTCAACGTGGTGCGCTTCCTCCAGGAGAAGGCCGGCGTGCCCGCGAAGCGCATGCTCGCGGCGGGCTACGGCGACACACGGCCGCTGGCGGCCAATGCCTCGCCACAGGGCCGCGCGCGCAACCGCCGCATCGAGCTGCTGTTGATCCCCGAGCTGGCCGCCAGGCGGAACCCCACCCTCGCGAAGGCGGCCCCCGCCAAGGTGGTGCCCGCGAAGGCGACGCCCGTGAAGGGCTCCCCCACGAAGGCGTCCGCCGTGAAGCCCGCCGTCGGGAAGAAGTCGGTCCGGTAGGCGAGAGGCCTCCTATTCAGGGAAGTGGCTGGACATCCGCCACTTCCTTGCGTTGAACAGGTAGACCCGGGTGGCGTTGCCCTCGCCCCAGTCCACCAGTCCCTGCCGCGCGGTCTTGGGCTCGCCGTAGGGGCCCGGCTTCGAGCGCGGCGGGTAGAGCTGGAGGCAGCGCACCTCGCGCGGGAGGGCGAGCACCTCCCGGACCTTCCCACTCCTGGTGAAGAGCACCGCACGGAGCCGTTGCACGAATAGCCCTTGCCGGGGGACGCGTAATCCGGCGGGCCATCCTTGTCGAAGTCGCCCTGCACGCAAGGCCGTCCGGCGGAGCTGGCGGCCTGTCTGGAGGGGACATGCCAGGACTCTGGCAGGAACAGTCATCCCCGACTGGCGTCAGGAAGGCCGGGACAGCCGACGCCCGTCCCATCGTCCGTTGAGCGGCCTGGCGTCCCTTCTCACTCCAGGTGCGCCCGCACTGCGTCATCCCCATCCCTCCCTCCGAAGGAGGCGCCATGGCCAGGAAGATGAAAGCAGCGCAGGTGCAGAAGGCGGGCGGGCCGCTCGAGGTGGTCGAGCGTGAGGTCCCCGAGCCCGGCCCCGGGCAGGTCCGGCTCGCGGTCGAGGCCTGTGGCGTCTGCCACAGTGATGCCATCACCAAGGAAGGCTGGATGCCCATCCAGTACCCGCGGGTACCGGGCCACGAGGTGGTGGGCCGCATCGACCGCGTGGGCCCCGGCGTGACGGCCTGGAAGGAAGGACAACACGTCGGCGTGGGCTGGCACGGAGGACACTGCGGCCAGTGTGTCGCGTGCCGCAGCGGGGACTTCATCACCTGTGAGAAGCAGCAGATCTGCGGCATCAGCTACGACGGCGGCTACGCGGAGTACCTCGTCGCGCCCCAGGAGGCGCTGGCCCGGGTCCCGGAGGGGATGAGCTCCGAGGATGCCGCGCCCCTGCTCTGCGCGGGCGTCACCACGTACAACTCCCTGCGCAACATGGGGGCGCGGCCGGGCGACCTGGTCGCGGTGCAAGGCATTGGTGGCCTGGGCCACCTGGCCATCCAATATGCCCGCAAGTTCGGCTACCGCACCGCCGCCATCTCGCGCGGCGCGGACAAGCGGGCCCTCGCGATGGAGCTGGGCGCGCACGAGTACATCGATACAGAGAAGGGCTCTCCAGCCGAGGCACTCCAGAAGCTCGGGGGCGCGCGCGTCATCATGATGACCGCGTCGAGCAGCAGCCTCGCGGGCGAGCTGCTCGGAGGCCTGGGACGCAATGGAACCCTGCTGCTTCTGGGCGCGGGCTCGGAACCCATCCCCGTCAGCAGTCTGTCCATGATCTCGAAGCGCACGCGCATCCAGGGCTGGCCCAGCGGGGTTCCGCAGGACTCGCAGGAGACCATGGCCTTCAGTGCGCTCGCGGGGGTGCGTTCGCGCAACGAGGTGTTCCCGCTGGACCGCGCCGCGGAGGCCTATGCGCGGATGATGAGCAACAAGGCCCGCTTCCGCGTGGTGCTCAAGATGCGCTGAGGCCCTGGAACAGCTCGCCGCGGATCCGACGGGCCTGAGGTTTCCTGAAGCAGGGACTCTCGCTTGCCGGGGTGTGGCTGGGACGGGAATGCTTGCACCGTCCTCCGCCCCCGGTGAGCCCCGCATGTCCCCTGCCCGTCCGCTGATCCGCCTCGCGGCGCTGTCCCTCGCGCTGACCCTTCCGGCACCCTCCAGGGCCCAGGAGGCGCCTCCTTCCGCGAGCGAGCGCGAGGCCGCGCTGCTCGTGGGGACCGTGCTCGGAGGCACGCCCATGCTCGAAGACCTGCGCTCGCTGGTGGACGAGGTGGGCGGGAGGCCCACGGGCTCCGAGGCCAACCAGCGCGCCGTGGAGTGGGCGCTGGAGCGCTTCCGCGCCGCGGGCGTGACGGCGCGCACGGAGGCCTTCCCCATGCCCGCGCTGTGGCTGGAGCGTGGCGCCACCGCGTCCGTGCAGGGCCCGGGCGTACGCTTCGCCCCGCGCGTGGCCGCGATGCCCTTCTCCACCGCCACGCCCAAGGGCGGCCTCACCGCGCCGCTGCTGGACGCCGGCCGCGGCACCCCGGCGGACTTCCAGCGCCTGGGGCCGAAGGCCCGGGGCGCCTTCATGCTGGTGGAGACGGACGAGCTCAAGGACGTCGACGGGCTCTTCCGCGAGTACGACGTGGCGACGGAGATCGAATCCCGCGCGTTCGCCGCGGGCGTGGCCGGCGTCGTCTACATGGGCAGCCGTCCCGGCAACCAGCTCTACCGGCACAGCGTCTCCGTGGGCCCCCGGAACACCCGCCCCATGCTGGTGATGGAGCGCGACGGCGCGAAGCGCGC
This genomic interval carries:
- a CDS encoding LysR family transcriptional regulator, which codes for MTTAPFTQLQVFLVVARLRSFSGAARELGVSTAAVSQAVRQLEEQLHVVLLTRTTRSVSLTDTGRRLLEGAGPAVGQTLATLREVSAQPGEAVGQVRLTVLTAAVPYVITPVVPTFRARHPRIEVEVAVEDRFVDIVAEGYDAGVRLSESIQRDMVQVRLTDAFRFVVVGSPGYLARHGTPQRPEDLLKHECITFRSQTTGTLYPWELERGRKSWRVPVRGGVVTNDIHLPAALAEADVGLAYAFEPAVEERLRTGKLVRVLEAYAPTVPGFFLYHPSRAQRSTPLRLFVEAARELAAKGV
- a CDS encoding NAD(P)-dependent alcohol dehydrogenase → MPTVNAYAATSATSPLGPLAIQRRELGPNDVLIEIKFCGICHSDIHTVRGEWGESAYPLVPGHEIAGIVTGVGAKVTKHAVGDRVGVGCMVDSCGDCSSCRKGEEQHCLKGMIGTYGATGKDGQLTQGGYSTHIVVTEDFVLKIPEGIPLDAAAPLLCAGITTYSPLRRWGAGPGKKVAIVGLGGLGHMAVKLARAMGAEVTVLSQSLSKKEDGLRLGAHHYYATKDAETFQKLAGTFDLIVNTVSAKIDLDAYLSLLALDGALVTVGAPPEPLSLNAFSLFMPRRTFTGSLIGGIPQTQEMLDFCAKHHIGADIEVIPASKINDAYERVLASDVRYRFVIDTSTLK
- a CDS encoding OmpA family protein; this encodes MEEERGRAWVPWLVTTLVTVLAGLVLYLSHRSTTRADAEAASASARASEAEAAKQQLEAKLAALEADRAKLTTEKDQLSTEKEQLSQTVQEQEAELARLKATYEDLQDKLKKEIAEGAIRLSQDGGRLQVDLVDKVLFDSGDASISARGQEVLTRLGGVLAKVDDKLIQVSGHTDDSPPTQKLQATFPTNWELSVARAVNVVRFLQEKAGVPAKRMLAAGYGDTRPLAANASPQGRARNRRIELLLIPELAARRNPTLAKAAPAKVVPAKATPVKGSPTKASAVKPAVGKKSVR
- a CDS encoding alcohol dehydrogenase, coding for MARKMKAAQVQKAGGPLEVVEREVPEPGPGQVRLAVEACGVCHSDAITKEGWMPIQYPRVPGHEVVGRIDRVGPGVTAWKEGQHVGVGWHGGHCGQCVACRSGDFITCEKQQICGISYDGGYAEYLVAPQEALARVPEGMSSEDAAPLLCAGVTTYNSLRNMGARPGDLVAVQGIGGLGHLAIQYARKFGYRTAAISRGADKRALAMELGAHEYIDTEKGSPAEALQKLGGARVIMMTASSSSLAGELLGGLGRNGTLLLLGAGSEPIPVSSLSMISKRTRIQGWPSGVPQDSQETMAFSALAGVRSRNEVFPLDRAAEAYARMMSNKARFRVVLKMR